A DNA window from Paralichthys olivaceus isolate ysfri-2021 chromosome 11, ASM2471397v2, whole genome shotgun sequence contains the following coding sequences:
- the LOC138412018 gene encoding uncharacterized protein isoform X1 → MGISVHFTLLFLWLTQDFVSCVNMKTPTEFLAVVLGDNLTLNCTYNCSTGFVRGCWSGASDNSRCLGILSKSSFCTISLHLSNVSAEDLDKSYTCYTQDTEDPQLQQKTERVVLLQLGVQTSIPHWTVTPKTDTKNASLPAKPKDSKGGEFTGMKVLVTFTIVVALMLAALAAYLCVKQIRQSWNDKGEPVVSRSGSPLPLRTVFSPVMGKQFKILNVRMLAFKSSLVILTCHIPQGCMSTQNERVTLRIPTPDDESDTEVPYADIMITVRGVSTPELTQVGFLTPGDQKEWWGGEPGSHLQASRSADRLHVLLPREVSRQMSSSSEYAVITYA, encoded by the exons ATGGGGATCTCAGTGCATTTCACATTGCTGTTTTTGTGGTTGACACAAG attttGTGAGCTGTGTTAATATGAAGACTCCCACTGAATTCTTAGCAGTGGTGTTGGGAGACAATCTCACATTAAACTGCACCTACAACTGCTCCACTGGATTTGTTCGTGGCTGCTGGAGCGGAGCATCAGATAATTCGCGCTGTCTGGGGATATTAAGCAAAAGCAGCTTTTGCACAATATCGCTCCATCTGTCAAATGTGTCTGCCGAAGATCTCGATAAGAGCTACACTTGCTACACGCAAGACACAGAAGACCCTCAACTTCAACAAAAAACAGAGCGTGTTGTTTTACTGCAACTTGGAG ttcaaaCAAGTATCCCACACTGGACAGTTACCCCAAAGACAGACACTAAAAATG CATCGCTTCCTGCTAAACCAAAAGATTCAAAAGGAG GAGAATTTACAGGAATGAAGGTTTTGGTAACATTTACCATTGTTGTCGCCCTGATGCTGGCAGCACTGGCTGCTTACCTGTGTGTAAAGCAGATCAGACAGAGCTGGAATGATAAAG GAGAGCCTGTTGTGTCCAGGTCAGG CTCACCACTACCACTCCGCACTGTCTTCTCACCAGTGATGGGTAAAcagtttaaaatattaaatgtacGAATGTTAGCCTTCAAAAGCAGCCTCGTTATTCTTACCTGTCATATTCCCCAAGGGTGCATGTCTACACAAAATGAAAGAGTGACTTTGAGAATTCCAACACCAG ATGATGAGAGCGACACTGAAGTTCCATATGCTGACATAATGATCACTGTCCGAGGCGTCAGTACGCCAGAGCTCACTCAGGTTGGCTTCTTGACTCCTGGAGATCAGAAAGAG TGGTGGGGAGGTGAACCAGGGTCTCACCTGCAGGCCTCCCGATCAGCTGACAGGCTGCACGTGCTCCTGCCCAGGGAGGTCAGCCGCCAGATGAGCTCCAGCTCCGAGTATGCAGTCATCACATATGCTTGA
- the nrgnb gene encoding neurogranin (protein kinase C substrate, RC3) b isoform X4 produces MDCHNEECSRPQEEEDIMDIPLDDPEANRAAAKIQAGFRGHMTRKKMKPEDKAEGEERQEDRGQ; encoded by the exons ATGGACTGTCATAAT GAGGAGTGCAGTCGGccccaggaggaggaggacatcatGGACATCCCCCTGGATGACCCAGAGGCCAACAGGGCTGCCGCCAAGATCCAGGCTGGCTTCCGGGGCCACATGACCCGCAAGAAGATGAAGCCCGAGGACAAAGCGGAAGGGGAGGAG cGACAGGAGGATCGGGGGCAGTAG
- the LOC138412018 gene encoding uncharacterized protein isoform X2, translated as MGISVHFTLLFLWLTQDFVSCVNMKTPTEFLAVVLGDNLTLNCTYNCSTGFVRGCWSGASDNSRCLGILSKSSFCTISLHLSNVSAEDLDKSYTCYTQDTEDPQLQQKTERVVLLQLGVQTSIPHWTVTPKTDTKNASLPAKPKDSKGGEFTGMKVLVTFTIVVALMLAALAAYLCVKQIRQSWNDKGEPVVSRSGSPLPLRTVFSPVMGCMSTQNERVTLRIPTPDDESDTEVPYADIMITVRGVSTPELTQVGFLTPGDQKEWWGGEPGSHLQASRSADRLHVLLPREVSRQMSSSSEYAVITYA; from the exons ATGGGGATCTCAGTGCATTTCACATTGCTGTTTTTGTGGTTGACACAAG attttGTGAGCTGTGTTAATATGAAGACTCCCACTGAATTCTTAGCAGTGGTGTTGGGAGACAATCTCACATTAAACTGCACCTACAACTGCTCCACTGGATTTGTTCGTGGCTGCTGGAGCGGAGCATCAGATAATTCGCGCTGTCTGGGGATATTAAGCAAAAGCAGCTTTTGCACAATATCGCTCCATCTGTCAAATGTGTCTGCCGAAGATCTCGATAAGAGCTACACTTGCTACACGCAAGACACAGAAGACCCTCAACTTCAACAAAAAACAGAGCGTGTTGTTTTACTGCAACTTGGAG ttcaaaCAAGTATCCCACACTGGACAGTTACCCCAAAGACAGACACTAAAAATG CATCGCTTCCTGCTAAACCAAAAGATTCAAAAGGAG GAGAATTTACAGGAATGAAGGTTTTGGTAACATTTACCATTGTTGTCGCCCTGATGCTGGCAGCACTGGCTGCTTACCTGTGTGTAAAGCAGATCAGACAGAGCTGGAATGATAAAG GAGAGCCTGTTGTGTCCAGGTCAGG CTCACCACTACCACTCCGCACTGTCTTCTCACCAGTGATGG GGTGCATGTCTACACAAAATGAAAGAGTGACTTTGAGAATTCCAACACCAG ATGATGAGAGCGACACTGAAGTTCCATATGCTGACATAATGATCACTGTCCGAGGCGTCAGTACGCCAGAGCTCACTCAGGTTGGCTTCTTGACTCCTGGAGATCAGAAAGAG TGGTGGGGAGGTGAACCAGGGTCTCACCTGCAGGCCTCCCGATCAGCTGACAGGCTGCACGTGCTCCTGCCCAGGGAGGTCAGCCGCCAGATGAGCTCCAGCTCCGAGTATGCAGTCATCACATATGCTTGA
- the nrgnb gene encoding neurogranin (protein kinase C substrate, RC3) b isoform X3, translated as MDCHNEECSRPQEEEDIMDIPLDDPEANRAAAKIQAGFRGHMTRKKMKPEDKAEGEEVSSTGDVLNSSRGDTATGGSGAVESDDTSVPEQ; from the exons ATGGACTGTCATAAT GAGGAGTGCAGTCGGccccaggaggaggaggacatcatGGACATCCCCCTGGATGACCCAGAGGCCAACAGGGCTGCCGCCAAGATCCAGGCTGGCTTCCGGGGCCACATGACCCGCAAGAAGATGAAGCCCGAGGACAAAGCGGAAGGGGAGGAGGTGAGCAGCACTGGGGATGTGCTCAACAGCAGCCGGGGGGACACAG cGACAGGAGGATCGGGGGCAGTAGAGAGCGACGACACATCTGTGCCAGAGCAGTGA
- the nrgnb gene encoding neurogranin (protein kinase C substrate, RC3) b isoform X2: protein MSVPFSNTHLRVPRGFGSILEGLAREILRDQPEDISKYAAQYFEALLEQRDESGMDPAEWAAKLEDRFYNNHAFKATEARPEKEPAPEITSPKESKTAIESSHSAEAPELSTTQTNVSEKVDVTETKEEQHDVAENYSTSMERGLSEGESINSPATADEKSGMKEDKDPTLHALDKDVRAANEKDIGSASDQDVPQSASADMLSFSGLFNVNVCAQELGVTEDNVGDKQEAAVVEKEIEDSEEEENTEGEEPVEIYPHSGLADMDICATELRGTDERATSENDTLSDEEESFKPQPEETLAQSSLSQFGTPEDNQQEAEDQAEKTKEEEDTETKASFGETHESLAHIEGVLDSDTVPKEDSLVEISFEDVPEAQQITEAEEKQPEEEGSVEVLQNEILEMQQGEEPKEVTAVSTDQNISGPQHRDEPETGGAEKELNSEGEEMESQFNVSDIMQEEVATNDSDLNDSDKGERKLNSSPSVQPNTETDERNTDDETDHTTGDNEKIRERTFLQSEVSEKETKSSDADFKKEETTDTVVGNKQDRNTEGYFEVEDGDINDDGAENHSSQVKPNTATAEMEGESETFKTSAQHLSDEHQGMHVESWPEHTGGEKEATLDEGEKVPEEEESGAMCEEESINITHIADGTDADQQGEEILLASETDTQETEEKKSTDKEECSRPQEEEDIMDIPLDDPEANRAAAKIQAGFRGHMTRKKMKPEDKAEGEERQEDRGQ from the exons ATGTCAGTTCCCTTCTCCAACACCCATCTGCGGGTCCCTCGAGGATTTGGTTCGATCCTGGAAGGACTAGCCAGAGAAATCTTACGAGACCAGCCTGAAGACATCTCCAAATATGCTGCACAGTACTTCGAAGCTCTCCTCGAACAAAGAGACG agaGTGGGATGGATCCAGCTGAGTGGGCTGCTAAACTGGAGGACAGATTTTACAACAACCATGCGTTCAAGGCTACTGAG GCACGTCCTGAGAAAGAGCCTGCACCAGAGATCACAAGTCCAA AAGAGTCCAAAACTGCAATTGAATCAAGTCATTCAGCAGAAGCCCCGGAACTATCTACCACACAAACTAATGTCTCTGAAAAGGTCGATGTAACTGAAACCAAAGAAGAACAACATGATGTTGCAGAGAATTATAGTACTTCAATGGAAAGGGGGCTTTCAGAAGGAGAATCAATCAACAGCCCCGCTACTGCAGATGAAAAGAGTGGGATGAAGGAAGACAAAGACCCAACACTTCATGCACTTGATAAAGATGTCAGGGCAGCTAATGAAAAAGATATCGGCTCTGCTTCAGACCAAGATGTACCTCAGTCTGCATCCGCTGACATGTTATCATTCAGTGGGCTTTTTAACGTAAATGTATGTGCTCAGGAGTTAGGGGTGACAGAAGATAATGTGGGTGATAAACAAGAAGCTGCTGTTGTAGAGAAGGAGATTGAAGActcagaagaagaggaaaatacTGAAGGAGAAGAACCAGTCGAGATCTATCCGCATTCTGGACTTGCTGATATGGACATTTGTGCAACAGAGCTCAGAGGAACAGACGAAAGAGCCACTTCTGAAAATGATACACTCAGCGATGAAGAGGAAAGCTTTAAACCTCAGCCAGAGGAAACACTTGCACAATCATCACTGTCTCAGTTTGGGACCCCTGAGGATAATCAACAAGAAGCAGAAGATCAGgcagaaaaaacaaaggaggaggaggacacagagactAAAGCTTCCTTTGGGGAAACACATGAAAGTTTAGCTCATATTGAGGGTGTTTTAGATAGTGATACTGTACCAAAGGAGGATTCATTGGTTGAGATTAGCTTTGAAGATGTTCCAGAGGCTCAGCAAATTACTGAGGCTGAGGAGAAACAGCCAGAGGAAGAGGGTTCAGTAGAGGTGTTACAAAATGAGATATTAGAAATGCAACAGGGAGAGGAGCCCAAGGAGGTTACTGCAGTGTCAACAGACCAAAATATATCTGGTCCACAACACCGAGATGAACCTGAGACAGGCGGAGCTGAAAAGGAATTGAACTCTGAAGGGGAGGAAATGGAAAGTCAGTTCAATGTATCTGATATAATGCAGGAAGAGGTGGCCACAAATGACTCTGATTTAAATGACAGTGATAAGGGAGAACGTAAATTAAACAGCAGCCCATCTGTTCAGCCCAACACCGAAACAGACGAAAGGAACACAGACGATGAAACAGATCATACAACTGGCGATAACGAGAAGATAAGAGAAAGGACATTTCTCCAGAGTGAGGTTTctgagaaagagacaaagtcAAGTGATGCTGACTTTAAAAAAGAGGAGACAACAGACACGGTTGTAGgaaacaaacaggacagaaatacAGAAGGTTATTTTGAGGTGGAGGATGGAGACATTAATGATGATGGTGCAGAAAACCATTCATCACAAGTAAAACCGAATACAGCAACAGCTgagatggaaggagagagtgagacttTCAAAACAAGTGCACAACATCTATCGGACGAGCATCAGGGAATGCATGTAGAGTCATGGCCTGAGCATacagggggagaaaaagaggccACATTAGACGAAGGAGAAAAAGttccagaagaagaagaaagtggtgCAATGTGTGAAGAGGAGAGCATCAACATCACTCATATTGCAGATGGGACAGATGCTGATCAGCAAGGAGAAGAAATACTACTCGCAtctgaaacagacacacaagagacagaggagaagaagagtaCTGACAAG GAGGAGTGCAGTCGGccccaggaggaggaggacatcatGGACATCCCCCTGGATGACCCAGAGGCCAACAGGGCTGCCGCCAAGATCCAGGCTGGCTTCCGGGGCCACATGACCCGCAAGAAGATGAAGCCCGAGGACAAAGCGGAAGGGGAGGAG cGACAGGAGGATCGGGGGCAGTAG
- the nrgnb gene encoding neurogranin (protein kinase C substrate, RC3) b isoform X1 produces the protein MSVPFSNTHLRVPRGFGSILEGLAREILRDQPEDISKYAAQYFEALLEQRDESGMDPAEWAAKLEDRFYNNHAFKATEARPEKEPAPEITSPKESKTAIESSHSAEAPELSTTQTNVSEKVDVTETKEEQHDVAENYSTSMERGLSEGESINSPATADEKSGMKEDKDPTLHALDKDVRAANEKDIGSASDQDVPQSASADMLSFSGLFNVNVCAQELGVTEDNVGDKQEAAVVEKEIEDSEEEENTEGEEPVEIYPHSGLADMDICATELRGTDERATSENDTLSDEEESFKPQPEETLAQSSLSQFGTPEDNQQEAEDQAEKTKEEEDTETKASFGETHESLAHIEGVLDSDTVPKEDSLVEISFEDVPEAQQITEAEEKQPEEEGSVEVLQNEILEMQQGEEPKEVTAVSTDQNISGPQHRDEPETGGAEKELNSEGEEMESQFNVSDIMQEEVATNDSDLNDSDKGERKLNSSPSVQPNTETDERNTDDETDHTTGDNEKIRERTFLQSEVSEKETKSSDADFKKEETTDTVVGNKQDRNTEGYFEVEDGDINDDGAENHSSQVKPNTATAEMEGESETFKTSAQHLSDEHQGMHVESWPEHTGGEKEATLDEGEKVPEEEESGAMCEEESINITHIADGTDADQQGEEILLASETDTQETEEKKSTDKEECSRPQEEEDIMDIPLDDPEANRAAAKIQAGFRGHMTRKKMKPEDKAEGEEVSSTGDVLNSSRGDTATGGSGAVESDDTSVPEQ, from the exons ATGTCAGTTCCCTTCTCCAACACCCATCTGCGGGTCCCTCGAGGATTTGGTTCGATCCTGGAAGGACTAGCCAGAGAAATCTTACGAGACCAGCCTGAAGACATCTCCAAATATGCTGCACAGTACTTCGAAGCTCTCCTCGAACAAAGAGACG agaGTGGGATGGATCCAGCTGAGTGGGCTGCTAAACTGGAGGACAGATTTTACAACAACCATGCGTTCAAGGCTACTGAG GCACGTCCTGAGAAAGAGCCTGCACCAGAGATCACAAGTCCAA AAGAGTCCAAAACTGCAATTGAATCAAGTCATTCAGCAGAAGCCCCGGAACTATCTACCACACAAACTAATGTCTCTGAAAAGGTCGATGTAACTGAAACCAAAGAAGAACAACATGATGTTGCAGAGAATTATAGTACTTCAATGGAAAGGGGGCTTTCAGAAGGAGAATCAATCAACAGCCCCGCTACTGCAGATGAAAAGAGTGGGATGAAGGAAGACAAAGACCCAACACTTCATGCACTTGATAAAGATGTCAGGGCAGCTAATGAAAAAGATATCGGCTCTGCTTCAGACCAAGATGTACCTCAGTCTGCATCCGCTGACATGTTATCATTCAGTGGGCTTTTTAACGTAAATGTATGTGCTCAGGAGTTAGGGGTGACAGAAGATAATGTGGGTGATAAACAAGAAGCTGCTGTTGTAGAGAAGGAGATTGAAGActcagaagaagaggaaaatacTGAAGGAGAAGAACCAGTCGAGATCTATCCGCATTCTGGACTTGCTGATATGGACATTTGTGCAACAGAGCTCAGAGGAACAGACGAAAGAGCCACTTCTGAAAATGATACACTCAGCGATGAAGAGGAAAGCTTTAAACCTCAGCCAGAGGAAACACTTGCACAATCATCACTGTCTCAGTTTGGGACCCCTGAGGATAATCAACAAGAAGCAGAAGATCAGgcagaaaaaacaaaggaggaggaggacacagagactAAAGCTTCCTTTGGGGAAACACATGAAAGTTTAGCTCATATTGAGGGTGTTTTAGATAGTGATACTGTACCAAAGGAGGATTCATTGGTTGAGATTAGCTTTGAAGATGTTCCAGAGGCTCAGCAAATTACTGAGGCTGAGGAGAAACAGCCAGAGGAAGAGGGTTCAGTAGAGGTGTTACAAAATGAGATATTAGAAATGCAACAGGGAGAGGAGCCCAAGGAGGTTACTGCAGTGTCAACAGACCAAAATATATCTGGTCCACAACACCGAGATGAACCTGAGACAGGCGGAGCTGAAAAGGAATTGAACTCTGAAGGGGAGGAAATGGAAAGTCAGTTCAATGTATCTGATATAATGCAGGAAGAGGTGGCCACAAATGACTCTGATTTAAATGACAGTGATAAGGGAGAACGTAAATTAAACAGCAGCCCATCTGTTCAGCCCAACACCGAAACAGACGAAAGGAACACAGACGATGAAACAGATCATACAACTGGCGATAACGAGAAGATAAGAGAAAGGACATTTCTCCAGAGTGAGGTTTctgagaaagagacaaagtcAAGTGATGCTGACTTTAAAAAAGAGGAGACAACAGACACGGTTGTAGgaaacaaacaggacagaaatacAGAAGGTTATTTTGAGGTGGAGGATGGAGACATTAATGATGATGGTGCAGAAAACCATTCATCACAAGTAAAACCGAATACAGCAACAGCTgagatggaaggagagagtgagacttTCAAAACAAGTGCACAACATCTATCGGACGAGCATCAGGGAATGCATGTAGAGTCATGGCCTGAGCATacagggggagaaaaagaggccACATTAGACGAAGGAGAAAAAGttccagaagaagaagaaagtggtgCAATGTGTGAAGAGGAGAGCATCAACATCACTCATATTGCAGATGGGACAGATGCTGATCAGCAAGGAGAAGAAATACTACTCGCAtctgaaacagacacacaagagacagaggagaagaagagtaCTGACAAG GAGGAGTGCAGTCGGccccaggaggaggaggacatcatGGACATCCCCCTGGATGACCCAGAGGCCAACAGGGCTGCCGCCAAGATCCAGGCTGGCTTCCGGGGCCACATGACCCGCAAGAAGATGAAGCCCGAGGACAAAGCGGAAGGGGAGGAGGTGAGCAGCACTGGGGATGTGCTCAACAGCAGCCGGGGGGACACAG cGACAGGAGGATCGGGGGCAGTAGAGAGCGACGACACATCTGTGCCAGAGCAGTGA